One window from the genome of Chionomys nivalis chromosome 14, mChiNiv1.1, whole genome shotgun sequence encodes:
- the Colec12 gene encoding collectin-12, which yields MKDDFVEEEEVQSFGYKRFGIQEGTQCTKCKNNWALKFSIILLYILCALLTITVAILGYKVVEKMDNVTGGMETSRQTYNDKLTAVESDLKKLGDQTGKKAISTNSELSTFRSDILDLRQQLQEITEKTSKNKDTLEKLQASGDSLEDRQSQLKETLQNNSFLITTVNKTLQAYNGYVTNLQQDTSVLQGDLQNQIYSQSIVIMNLNNLNLTQVQQRNLITNLQRSVDDTSQAIQRIKSDFQSLQQVFLQAKKDTDWLKEKVQSMQTLAANNSVLVKANNDTLEEMNSQLSSFTSQMDNITTVSQTNEQNLRDLQDLHKDAENRTTIKFSQLEERFQVFETDIVNIISNISYTAHHLRTLTSNLNEVRTTCTDTLTKHTDDLTSLNNTLVNIRLDSVSLRTQQDMMRSRLDTEVANLSVIMEEMKLVDSKHGQLIKNFTILQGPPGPRGPKGDRGSQGPPGPTGNKGQKGEKGEPGPPGPVGERGPIGPVGPPGERGSKGSKGSQGSKGSRGSPGKPGPQGPNGDPGPPGPPGKDGLPGPQGPPGFQGLQGTVGEPGVPGPRGLPGLPGVPGIPGPKGPPGPPGPLGAMEPLALQNVPTPASETNGCPPHWKNFTNKCYYFSMEKEIFEDAKLFCEDKSSHLVFINSREEQQWIKKQTVGRDSHWIGLTDSEHENEWEWLDGTPVDYKNWKAGQPDNWGNGHGPGEDCAGLIYAGQWNDFQCDEINNFICEKEREAVPSSTL from the exons GTATTCAAGAAGGAACACAGTGTACCAAATGTAAAAATAACTGGGCACTGAAGTTTTCAATCatattattatacattttatgtGCCTTGCTAACCATCACAGTAGCCATTTTGGGATATAAAG TTGTAGAGAAAATGGACAATGTCACAGGTGGCATGGAGACATCTCGCCAGACTTACAATGACAAGCTCACTGCAGTGGAAAGTGACCTGAAAAAATTAG GGGACCAAACTGGGAAGAAAGCTATAAGCACCAACTCAGAACTTTCTACCTTCAGATCAGATATTCTGGATCTCCGTCAACAACTTCAGGAGATCAcagaaaaaacaagcaagaacAAAGATACACTGGAGAAGTTACAGGCAAGTGGGGATTCATTGGAGGACAGGCAGAGTCAACTGAAAGAAACTCTGCAGAATAATTCTTTCCTCATCACCACTGTCAACAAAACCCTCCAGGCATATAATGGCTACGTCACAAATCTGCAACAAGATACTAGTGTGCTCCAGGGCGATCTGCAGAACCAAATATATTCTCAGAGCATAGTTATCATGAACCTCAACAACCTGAACCTGACCCAAGTACAACAGAGGAACCTTATCACTAATCTGCAGCGCTCTGTGGACGACACGAGCCAAGCCATCCAGCGAATTAAGAGTGACTTCCAAAGTTTGCAGCAAGTTTTCCTTCAAGCCAAGAAAGACACCGATTGGCTAAAGGAGAAAGTGCAGAGCATGCAGACATTGGCTGCCAACAACTCTGTCCTGGTTAAAGCCAACAATGACACCCTGGAGGAGATGAATAGCCAGCTCAGCTCATTCACAAGTCAGATGGACAACATCACGACTGTCTCACAGACCAATGAACAGAACCTGAGAGACCTTCAGGACTTACACAAGGATGCAGAGAACAGGACAACCATCAAGTTCAGCCAACTAGAGGAACGCTTTCAGGTCTTTGAGACAGATATTGTGAACATCATTAGCAATATTAGCTACACAGCCCATCACCTGCGGACGCTGACCAGCAACCtgaatgaagtcaggaccacttGCACAGATACCTTAACTAAACACACTGATGACCTGACCTCCTTGAATAACACACTGGTCAATATCCGTTTAGATTCTGTTTCTCTCAGGACGCAGCAAGACATGATGAGGTCAAGGTTAGACACTGAAGTGGCCAACTTATCAGTGATTATGGAAGAGATGAAGCTGGTTGACTCAAAGCATGGTCAGCTTATCAAGAATTTTACAATTCTACAAG gtCCTCCTGGTCCCAGGGGTCCAAAAGGCGACAGAGGATCTCAGGGACCACCTGGACCAACTGGCAACAAGggacagaaaggagagaagggagagcctGGTCCTCCTGGCCCTGTGGGTGAGAGAGGCCCAATTGGACCAGTAGGCCCCCCTGGAGAGCGTGGCAGCAAAGGATCCAAAGGTTCACAGGGCTCCAAAGGATCCCGTGGGTCCCCAGGGAAGCCTGGCCCTCAAGGACCTAATGGAGACCCAGGTCCACCAGGTCCACCAGGCAAGGATGGACTCCCTGGACCCCAGGGCCCTCCTGGCTTCCAAGGACTGCAGGGTACTGTGGGCGAACCTGGCGTACCTGGACCTCGGGGGCTACCAGGCTTGCCAGGGGTGCCAGGCATACCTGGGCCCAAAGGGCCACCTGGCCCCCCAGGCCCCTTAGGAGCAATGGAACCCTTGGCTCTGCAGAACGTGCCAACTCCAGCATCAGAGACCAATG GCTGCCCACCTCACTGGAAGAACTTCACAAATAAATGCTACTATTTTTCGATGGAAAAAGAAATTTTTGAGGATGCTAAGCTTTTCTGTGAAGACAAGTCGTCACATCTAGTTTTCATAAACTCGAGGGAGGAACAG CAAtggataaaaaaacaaacagtgggGAGAGATAGCCACTGGATCGGCCTCACAGACTCTGAGCACGAAAACGAGTGGGAATGGCTAGATGGGACGCCTGTTGACTACAA AAACTGGAAAGCTGGACAGCCAGACAACTGGGGCAATGGCCATGGGCCAGGAGAAGACTGTGCTGGGCTGATTTACGCTGGACAGTGGAATGACTTCCAGTGTGATGAAATCAATAACTTCATTtgtgagaaagaaagggaggcag tACCGTCATCCACGTTATAA